One stretch of Francisella sp. LA112445 DNA includes these proteins:
- a CDS encoding MetQ/NlpA family ABC transporter substrate-binding protein, with the protein MQQQTIFSLHEFNQIAISTWETIFMVFIATLVAVIGGILLGILLYITKDSKNILVKSFNKGFSAIINITRSIPYIILLILLYPLTKLIVGTTIGTTASIVPLAIAALPFYARLTESALREVDHGLIEAAKAMGATRNQIIFKVLLPESKNLLIDAASLTCISLIGFSAMAGIVGGGGLGDLTYFKGYNYGNYTLLLGGVVMLVILVQLTQSFGNYLLAAKKLTSLWIVTIILLIASGTQLYVNASAAINPNQITIGYITSPPQDKIMELSQKIAKEKYGLDVKLVSFGDYNLPNRALNDNEIQANAFQHIPFLENQNKKFGYHIVSIGKTFLYPMGIYSKKYKHLDEVPDGATIAIPNDPTNQGRALMILEDAGLIKLKKGVTWKATPDSVISNPKHLKIIALQADQIPNNLGVVALGIINNDYLSKAGLTHKDALFVEPTDSPFTNIIAANADQKNNPKLKEYVKAFQSPAVKKLAEKVYPDGAAIAGW; encoded by the coding sequence ATGCAACAGCAGACAATATTTAGTTTACATGAGTTTAACCAGATAGCTATATCCACATGGGAAACTATTTTTATGGTTTTCATTGCCACTTTAGTAGCTGTTATCGGTGGTATATTACTGGGTATTTTATTGTATATTACTAAAGATAGTAAAAATATCTTAGTTAAAAGTTTTAATAAAGGTTTTAGTGCGATAATTAATATAACTAGAAGTATTCCATATATTATCTTACTTATTTTACTATACCCTTTAACAAAGTTAATCGTAGGTACAACTATTGGCACAACAGCTTCAATAGTTCCACTTGCTATAGCAGCCCTACCATTTTATGCCCGTTTAACTGAGTCAGCACTAAGAGAAGTAGATCATGGTTTAATTGAAGCTGCTAAAGCTATGGGCGCAACTAGAAACCAGATCATTTTCAAAGTTTTATTACCAGAATCTAAGAATCTTCTTATCGATGCAGCATCTCTTACTTGTATTTCGCTTATAGGCTTCTCTGCTATGGCAGGTATCGTTGGTGGTGGAGGTCTTGGAGATCTAACCTATTTCAAGGGATATAACTATGGTAATTATACGCTATTACTTGGTGGTGTAGTAATGCTAGTTATACTAGTACAACTAACACAATCTTTTGGTAATTATCTACTTGCAGCAAAAAAATTAACATCTCTTTGGATTGTTACAATTATTTTACTAATAGCTAGTGGTACACAACTATACGTAAACGCATCAGCTGCTATAAATCCAAATCAAATAACTATCGGCTATATAACTAGCCCTCCTCAAGATAAAATTATGGAGCTTAGCCAAAAAATAGCTAAAGAAAAATATGGTCTTGATGTTAAGTTAGTTTCATTTGGTGATTATAATCTGCCAAATAGAGCTTTAAATGATAATGAAATCCAAGCTAATGCTTTCCAGCATATACCTTTCTTAGAAAACCAAAATAAGAAGTTTGGCTATCATATAGTCTCTATTGGAAAAACTTTCCTTTACCCTATGGGTATATATTCGAAAAAATATAAGCATCTTGATGAAGTTCCAGATGGTGCAACTATTGCTATACCTAATGACCCGACAAATCAAGGTCGTGCGCTTATGATATTAGAAGATGCTGGATTGATTAAACTTAAGAAAGGTGTCACTTGGAAAGCTACTCCAGATAGCGTAATTAGTAACCCTAAACATCTTAAGATTATAGCTTTACAAGCAGATCAGATTCCTAACAATTTAGGGGTTGTAGCTTTAGGTATTATAAATAATGACTATTTATCAAAAGCTGGACTTACACATAAAGATGCGTTATTTGTAGAGCCAACTGATTCTCCATTTACCAATATTATTGCAGCAAATGCAGATCAGAAAAATAACCCTAAGCTTAAAGAATATGTCAAAGCATTCCAAAGCCCTGCTGTTAAAAAATTAGCAGAAAAAGTATATCCAGATGGCGCAGCAATCGCTGGTTGGTAA
- a CDS encoding ATP-binding cassette domain-containing protein: protein MIQIKNLKKEYYTNNISNLVLDNINLEIKQGEIFGIIGHSGAGKSSLLRCLNLLEQPTDGSIFIADENITKKNPKQLREFRRKVSMIFQHFNLLSSRNVYENIALPLEIQGIPKAEIKKRVYELLELVELPNKATAYPKELSGGQKQKVAIARALALDPLVLLSDEATSALDPTSTKQILALLKRLNKELGLTIVLITHEMDVVRRICDRVAIIDKGRIAEIGKTLDIFLDPQTEVTKSFVETSIHTKVPEFIAQKLHDNPYSNDHTYPVVQLTFYGDKGKMPIIAEISRQFNASASIIQANIETIQEQIVGIAICHITGERKDWENALKFLSNQDVNLKVLGYATADNI, encoded by the coding sequence ATGATACAAATTAAGAATCTAAAAAAAGAATACTATACTAACAATATTAGCAACCTTGTTCTAGATAATATTAATCTTGAAATAAAGCAAGGTGAAATATTTGGTATAATCGGACATAGCGGTGCTGGAAAAAGCTCATTGTTAAGATGCTTAAACTTACTTGAGCAACCTACTGATGGCTCTATTTTCATAGCAGATGAAAATATCACTAAGAAAAACCCAAAACAACTTAGAGAATTTCGAAGAAAAGTTTCAATGATTTTTCAACATTTCAATTTACTTTCTTCACGAAATGTCTATGAGAATATTGCTCTACCTCTTGAGATCCAAGGTATCCCCAAAGCAGAGATAAAAAAAAGAGTTTATGAACTTTTAGAGCTTGTTGAGTTACCAAATAAAGCTACAGCATATCCTAAAGAACTTAGTGGTGGCCAAAAGCAAAAAGTAGCTATTGCTAGAGCTTTAGCTCTTGATCCATTGGTATTACTATCTGATGAAGCAACTTCTGCACTAGATCCCACTTCAACAAAGCAGATATTAGCACTGCTTAAAAGATTAAATAAAGAGCTTGGCTTAACTATAGTTCTAATTACTCATGAAATGGATGTTGTTCGAAGAATATGTGATAGAGTCGCTATTATTGATAAAGGTCGTATTGCAGAAATAGGTAAAACTCTTGATATATTCCTAGATCCTCAGACTGAGGTTACAAAATCTTTTGTCGAAACTAGTATTCATACAAAAGTCCCTGAATTTATAGCCCAGAAACTTCATGATAATCCATATAGCAATGATCATACATACCCTGTTGTACAACTAACTTTTTATGGTGACAAAGGCAAGATGCCAATCATAGCCGAGATATCTCGCCAATTTAATGCTTCAGCAAGTATCATCCAAGCAAATATTGAAACTATCCAAGAGCAAATAGTTGGTATTGCAATTTGCCATATAACTGGTGAGCGTAAAGATTGGGAAAACGCTCTAAAATTTCTTTCAAATCAAGATGTTAATTTAAAGGTGTTAGGCTATGCAACAGCAGACAATATTTAG
- the tgt gene encoding tRNA guanosine(34) transglycosylase Tgt, with product MTVMKFDLIKKEGKARRGKISFPRGDIQTPAFMPVGTYGAVKSLSPVELKEMGADIILGNTFHLWLRPGTDIIKKHGSLHGFNGWDKPILTDSGGFQVFSLGKMRKLTEEGVTFKSPINGSKVFLSPEISMQVQRDLGSDIVMCFDECTPYPATEKEAKDSMELSMRWAKRSKDAHGDNPSALFGIIQGGMYEHLRDESLKALKEIDFDGFAIGGLSVGEPKEDMIRILDHTAHQMPEDKPRYLMGVGTPKDLVEAVYRGVDMFDCVMPSRNARNGHIFTSEGVIKIRNSKHKEDTSPLDPNCDCYTCKNFSKSYLHHLDKTKEILGSRLNTIHNLTFYQNLMKDIRKALEEGRFERFRKEFLESYK from the coding sequence ATGACTGTAATGAAGTTCGATTTAATTAAAAAAGAAGGTAAAGCAAGAAGAGGAAAAATAAGTTTTCCTAGAGGAGATATTCAAACGCCAGCCTTTATGCCAGTAGGTACTTATGGTGCTGTAAAGTCACTATCACCAGTGGAACTAAAAGAAATGGGGGCAGATATTATTTTAGGTAATACCTTTCATTTATGGCTACGCCCTGGTACTGATATTATTAAGAAGCATGGTTCTTTACATGGCTTTAATGGTTGGGATAAGCCTATTTTGACTGACTCAGGAGGATTTCAGGTATTTAGTTTAGGTAAAATGCGCAAGCTTACTGAAGAGGGTGTGACTTTTAAATCGCCGATAAATGGTTCAAAAGTGTTTTTATCGCCAGAGATATCAATGCAGGTTCAAAGAGACCTGGGTTCTGATATTGTGATGTGTTTTGATGAATGTACTCCATATCCAGCAACTGAGAAAGAAGCAAAAGATTCTATGGAGCTATCAATGCGTTGGGCAAAAAGATCAAAAGATGCGCATGGTGATAATCCTTCGGCATTATTTGGTATTATCCAAGGTGGGATGTATGAACATTTGAGAGATGAGTCGTTAAAAGCATTAAAAGAGATCGATTTTGATGGTTTTGCTATTGGAGGCTTATCTGTAGGAGAGCCAAAAGAAGATATGATTAGAATATTAGATCATACTGCTCATCAAATGCCAGAAGATAAGCCAAGATATCTAATGGGAGTAGGAACTCCAAAAGATTTAGTTGAAGCAGTGTACCGTGGTGTAGATATGTTTGACTGTGTGATGCCTTCACGAAATGCTCGAAATGGCCATATTTTTACATCGGAAGGAGTTATTAAAATTAGAAACTCTAAGCATAAAGAAGATACTTCTCCACTAGATCCTAACTGTGATTGCTATACTTGTAAAAACTTTAGTAAAAGCTATCTACATCATCTTGATAAAACTAAAGAAATCTTAGGCTCAAGACTAAATACTATTCATAACTTAACTTTTTATCAAAACCTTATGAAGGATATTCGCAAAGCTTTAGAAGAGGGAAGGTTTGAGAGATTTAGAAAAGAATTTTTAGAAAGTTATAAATAG
- a CDS encoding DMT family transporter produces MRVMRDSLAMLLMLLSATAISLVGFNTKFIMASCSIYSVMLIYFIGSAILMWWIVSISSFDRIRPLEWRPIFIRVILSITAQYFLFLGLHSSSLLLPILLFNTSPLFIPIIRWIFLKVKVSVGTWILLAISFVGIYLILGSKSGGHADLWALSALVAGVLNAGSQVVLHTASQKENLFTMNLWIFTFISILMLIGLPFTHITFSGISYGFSNVLLVWAGIGTVIFGVSAQLFRVKAFKYTADPSFIAPGMYFSVVVAAVMDAYIYNKSLTLVEVLGILIVCGASIFSVIKKK; encoded by the coding sequence ATGAGAGTGATGCGTGATTCATTAGCTATGTTATTAATGCTTTTATCAGCAACAGCTATTTCTTTAGTAGGGTTTAATACAAAGTTTATAATGGCTAGTTGTTCTATTTATTCAGTAATGCTTATATATTTCATAGGGAGTGCTATATTGATGTGGTGGATTGTTAGCATCTCTTCATTTGATAGAATACGCCCTCTTGAATGGAGGCCTATTTTTATTAGGGTTATCTTAAGTATTACAGCACAGTACTTTTTATTTTTAGGATTGCATAGTTCATCATTGTTATTGCCTATTTTATTATTTAATACTAGTCCTCTATTTATACCAATTATTAGATGGATTTTCCTTAAAGTTAAGGTTAGTGTTGGAACTTGGATATTGTTGGCTATAAGTTTTGTTGGAATCTATTTGATTTTAGGAAGTAAATCAGGAGGTCATGCAGATCTATGGGCTTTGAGCGCTTTAGTTGCAGGTGTTTTGAATGCGGGTTCTCAAGTGGTATTACATACGGCTAGTCAAAAAGAGAATTTGTTTACAATGAACTTATGGATATTTACTTTTATAAGTATTCTTATGTTAATTGGATTGCCATTTACTCATATTACATTTTCAGGTATTAGTTATGGTTTCTCTAATGTTTTATTAGTTTGGGCTGGTATTGGAACTGTAATATTTGGAGTAAGTGCTCAGCTTTTTAGAGTGAAAGCTTTTAAGTATACTGCAGACCCATCTTTTATAGCTCCTGGGATGTACTTCTCAGTAGTAGTTGCTGCTGTTATGGATGCATATATATATAATAAGAGTCTAACTCTAGTTGAAGTTTTGGGGATATTGATTGTGTGTGGAGCTAGTATATTCTCAGTAATTAAGAAAAAATAA
- a CDS encoding LysR family transcriptional regulator, with translation MIKRNDLPPLNSLPVFVAVMKTKSYTKAAEQLFMTHSAVSQSIKKLETYFDKKLFLTQKRRLVITDLAKQYYSRIDPLITEIYQSTNLFKEQHINKISINCLATLCANWLIPRFDNIVEAFKDIDIQFITKGRRVDFDNDDIDLSIEYGSEEEFEGTNKQKLVDGELVLISNNKQAGKSFEEIISSQKLIFVDDQLRSNDYIHWCKHNNIAHTHNKKIALKNSIQAINACFSGVGYFVTEKLLIKDLIKNGLIYLPKQKSLPANKSYYLLSKEPNSKTFIKMNELLHSFLNE, from the coding sequence ATGATAAAAAGAAATGATTTACCTCCATTGAATTCTTTGCCAGTTTTTGTAGCTGTAATGAAAACAAAAAGCTACACAAAAGCAGCCGAACAATTATTTATGACTCACTCAGCTGTAAGTCAATCAATTAAAAAATTAGAAACATATTTTGATAAAAAACTTTTTTTAACTCAAAAAAGAAGACTAGTAATTACAGATTTAGCGAAGCAATATTATTCGAGAATAGATCCGTTAATAACCGAAATTTATCAGTCAACTAATCTTTTTAAAGAACAGCATATAAATAAAATATCTATCAACTGTCTTGCAACCCTATGTGCAAATTGGCTAATACCTAGGTTTGATAACATTGTTGAAGCCTTTAAAGATATAGATATACAGTTTATAACTAAAGGAAGAAGAGTAGATTTTGATAATGATGATATAGATCTAAGTATAGAATATGGCTCTGAAGAAGAGTTCGAAGGTACGAACAAACAAAAGCTAGTAGATGGCGAATTAGTATTGATATCAAATAACAAACAAGCAGGCAAAAGTTTTGAAGAGATTATTTCGTCTCAAAAACTTATTTTCGTCGATGATCAACTAAGATCTAATGATTATATTCACTGGTGTAAACACAACAATATAGCCCATACCCATAACAAAAAAATAGCCTTAAAAAACTCCATTCAAGCGATAAATGCATGCTTTTCAGGAGTAGGTTATTTTGTAACAGAGAAACTTTTAATCAAAGATCTTATTAAAAATGGATTAATATATTTACCTAAGCAAAAAAGTCTTCCTGCAAATAAGTCTTACTATTTATTATCTAAAGAACCTAATTCTAAAACTTTTATAAAAATGAATGAGCTATTGCATTCATTCCTAAATGAGTAA
- the plsY gene encoding glycerol-3-phosphate 1-O-acyltransferase PlsY, whose translation MISLNFGVLIFAYLLGSINSAIIVCYIFRLPSPRSVGSGNPGTTNVLRIGGKVPAIITLAFDILKGLIPVVIAKVLTGNDFITACTALYAILGHVFPIFFGFKGGKGVATLIGTLFGFSWILGFIFVITWLCVAVITRYSSLSALLATVIASLSVIFTSDFQTAAPFLIIAIIILVKHKGNIQRLVSGQESKIGDKAKAKNDTN comes from the coding sequence ATGATCTCTTTAAATTTTGGTGTTCTCATATTTGCATACCTACTTGGTTCAATAAATAGTGCAATTATAGTTTGTTACATTTTTAGACTACCATCACCAAGAAGTGTTGGTTCTGGTAATCCTGGTACAACCAATGTACTAAGAATAGGAGGTAAAGTCCCTGCTATTATTACATTAGCTTTTGATATTCTAAAAGGCCTAATCCCCGTAGTTATTGCCAAGGTTCTAACTGGAAATGACTTTATAACAGCGTGTACAGCTTTATATGCTATTCTTGGACATGTATTTCCAATATTTTTTGGCTTTAAAGGAGGCAAAGGTGTTGCAACACTTATTGGCACACTATTTGGCTTTAGCTGGATTTTAGGTTTTATATTTGTAATTACATGGTTATGTGTAGCTGTGATAACTCGCTATTCTTCACTATCAGCATTATTAGCTACTGTTATAGCAAGTTTATCTGTAATATTTACATCAGATTTCCAAACAGCAGCTCCTTTTTTAATTATAGCTATTATTATCCTTGTTAAGCATAAAGGTAATATTCAAAGATTAGTTAGTGGACAGGAAAGTAAAATAGGTGATAAAGCTAAGGCAAAAAATGATACAAATTAA